The Vibrio tubiashii genome includes a window with the following:
- a CDS encoding sensor histidine kinase, giving the protein MKRVSIKRDIYLYLFGLVISLTAIYGLMISQSYQIGLNESAKYGFLYELKLAETEFLATGKIPQSQSSTLQVYSDFNQIPAKFLQQFDWETFENDVIYEDYIANASGGYGEYLYAALHYVEAKNSYLYVVSQYEEAVYTELLSQSPPESVSKFNSAFLIVGALLLFVFLLIRLLIHRLTKPIITLSQWSQTLNLQETNKLEKFRYTEVDLLAKQLIESVKQQREAIEREEFFLRAASHELRTPVSIISASGEMLTRLSDSMTKGGQRAVARINRSVVTMQNLISTLLWMSRNQLDDLEIEEVDLEQLVHSILANHQYLQDGKQVAIKVNASPQNFPVKLPSILVEIVLTNLIRNALQHTKQGAINIELSGSDVQVTNSLEDSESSSSEVSFGIGLILIERLCRHQEWKFEYHQETEFIASVSFQSHHSQSE; this is encoded by the coding sequence GTGAAGCGCGTTAGTATTAAGCGAGATATCTACCTTTACTTGTTTGGCTTGGTGATCAGTTTAACGGCTATCTATGGCTTGATGATCAGCCAAAGTTACCAGATTGGCCTCAATGAATCGGCCAAATATGGCTTCCTCTATGAGCTGAAACTCGCTGAGACTGAGTTTCTCGCTACTGGCAAAATCCCTCAATCTCAAAGTAGTACCCTGCAGGTTTACTCAGACTTCAATCAAATCCCAGCAAAGTTTCTCCAACAGTTCGATTGGGAGACGTTTGAAAACGATGTGATTTACGAAGACTATATCGCCAATGCCAGTGGCGGTTATGGTGAGTACCTTTATGCCGCCCTTCACTATGTCGAAGCAAAAAACAGCTATTTGTACGTCGTTTCCCAATATGAAGAGGCCGTCTATACGGAGCTCCTTAGCCAGAGCCCGCCGGAATCCGTCAGCAAATTTAACTCCGCTTTCTTGATCGTCGGCGCATTGCTGCTGTTCGTCTTTCTTCTGATTCGTTTACTGATTCATAGACTCACCAAACCGATTATTACCTTGTCTCAATGGTCACAGACTCTCAATTTACAAGAGACCAACAAGCTAGAGAAGTTTCGCTATACCGAGGTCGATCTTTTAGCAAAGCAGCTTATCGAGAGCGTTAAACAACAGCGTGAGGCAATTGAAAGAGAGGAGTTCTTTCTTCGCGCCGCTAGTCACGAGTTAAGAACGCCCGTTTCCATTATTTCCGCCAGTGGTGAGATGTTAACCCGCCTTTCAGATTCTATGACCAAAGGCGGTCAACGCGCGGTCGCTAGGATCAATCGCTCCGTGGTAACGATGCAAAACCTTATCTCCACCCTACTTTGGATGAGCAGAAACCAACTTGATGATCTCGAAATTGAAGAGGTCGATTTAGAGCAATTGGTACACTCTATCTTAGCCAACCATCAATACCTGCAAGATGGAAAACAGGTAGCAATCAAAGTGAATGCAAGCCCGCAAAATTTTCCGGTAAAACTGCCAAGTATCTTGGTTGAAATTGTCCTGACAAATCTTATCCGCAACGCTTTACAGCATACCAAGCAAGGGGCAATAAATATCGAACTCTCCGGCTCTGATGTTCAAGTTACAAATTCACTCGAAGACTCGGAATCAAGCAGCTCTGAGGTTTCATTTGGTATCGGCCTCATTCTAATCGAGCGATTATGTCGCCACCAAGAGTGGAAGTTTGAGTATCATCAAGAGACAGAGTTTATCGCCAGTGTAAGTTTTCAATCCCATCACTCGCAATCAGAGTGA